A genomic window from Camelina sativa cultivar DH55 chromosome 2, Cs, whole genome shotgun sequence includes:
- the LOC104747388 gene encoding protein CHROMATIN REMODELING 35-like, which translates to MYWTFKEKKLIIFLGAKHFSNIVSDNNGIEAAYLCRDLLINISSLVIFDRGTDPMNEMMSFLKFVALIKTPSKILLTGTLYQNSMKEVFNILDVAFPECLKHNKAGEKIRRILNVDSNTDGLPIDLKMPLFDKLEDALLRQDWDHGDKIGYLTELKMLTNKVIYNHQGQFLLEVPRFMNFTVVLKPTSSQKSAWDIEKNSKGKGCKTYSTLSGITLHPVLCTFSDRVKGLPAPNEDEIDEIVKSIDVADGVKTKFFTGLVKLCDYTNYEKILVVSQYVIPLIFLQRLVAQINGWKDSKETFMIKGDTSLSARQVSVHQFNNSHDAKIFFASIKACNEHINLTGATRV; encoded by the exons ATGTATTGGacgtttaaagaaaaaaaatt GATTATCTTCTTAGGCGCCAAACATTTTTCCAATATAGTTTCTGATAACAATGGTATAGAAGCTGCATATCTTTGTAGAGATCTTCTCATAAACATTTCTTCACTCGTTATTTTCGATAGAGGAACTGACCCTATGAATGAGATGATGAGTTTTCTTAAGTTTGTTGCGCTTATCAAGACGCCAAGTAAGATTTTACTTACTGGGACTCTATATCAAAACAGCATGAAGGAGgtttttaatattcttgatGTTGCCTTTCCTGAGTGTCTGAAGCACAACAAAGCTGGGGAAAAAATCAGAAGAATCTTGAACGTTGATTCCAACACTGATGGACTTCCAATAGATTTGAAGATGCCCTTGTTTGATAAACTGGAAGATGCTTTACTTCGTCAAGATTGGGATCACGGCGACAAGATTGGTTACTTAACTGAACTGAAAATGTTGACAAACAAGGTTATCTACAATCACCAAGGACAGTTTCTTCTTGAAGTTCCGCGATTCATGAACTTTACGGTGGTCTTAAAACCGACGTCAAGCCAAAAGTCAGCATGGGATATTGAAAAAAACTCGAAAGGGAAGGGTTGCAAAACATACTCCACCCTGAGTGGAATCACGCTTCACCCGGTGCTATGTACCTTCTCGGACCGGGTAAAAGGTCTTCCTGCCCCAAATGAGGATGAGATAGATGAGATTGTCAAAAGTATTGACGTAGCAGATGGCgttaaaacaaaattcttcACGGGTCTAGTTAAGTTATGCGATTATACAAATTATGAGAAGATTCTTGTAGTAAGCCAATATGTCATCCCACTGATATTCCTCCAAAGACTCGTGGCTCAGATTAATGGTTGGAAAGACAGCAAAGAAACTTTCATGATTAAAGGTGATACCAGCCTTTCTGCTCGACAAGTCTCAGTTCATCAGTTCAACAACTCACATGATGCCAAAATCTTCTTTGCATCGATCAAAGCGTGTAATGAGCATATCAATCTCACGGGTGCAACAAGGGTTTAA
- the LOC104715255 gene encoding transcription termination factor 1-like yields the protein MAKDKEKKKSDIRVDSVGTAVEVVPDHSSMKKKKQNRETKDGRERDKLGDDVVVKTKSKKRMIDSEAEDDGKMKNKEKRVDSESEDGGKKKKKKKSKKKSEGDVGNSESSKVDEGIEGDEKPLDDVDMNKLDEIDLGAQENADSKMKRKSKKKTKQSVDSEVEDDNLNSTKQSVDSEVQDNNLNSTKAAKKRRKEKKQSVDTEAEENDLSSTIDAKKKRKEKKKKKKRSEVSEAEESNNHGKNAKKKRKRQESGESDKDVTTPSSKSSKKVKFSDQVEIFQSEDEETDEEVEVEEVKLVRGKRFTKEEDELIKKAVYDYIDNHALGDEGLKMVMDCKSHKQVKGCWKEIESALPWRPRFSVYHRAHNLFEEGSKGVWTKEDLELVKQFQAKHGNDWKTLADAMGKHRVHVKDAWRRIRLNMNKGHWSREEYQSLYDLVNKDLRMKAFQEKHSKHGMLRDNIPWMAISDVLGTRDHVTCCNKWYDQLISPMVVNGTWANVDDYRLMEELLKLDAACIDDVDWDYLLENRDGEACRKRWNQMIRHIGIPTSKTFAEQVEILSGRYCPELAQDREDFDNRPYDPED from the coding sequence ATGGCTAaggacaaggagaagaagaagagtgatatTAGGGTCGATTCTGTGGGAACCGCAGTAGAAGTAGTTCCCGATCACAGttctatgaagaagaagaagcaaaaccgAGAGACTAAGGATGGGCGTGAAAGAGATAAATTGGGTGACGACGTTGTAGTTAAGACGAAATCAAAGAAGCGAATGATTGATTCTGAAGCGGAAGATGAtgggaaaatgaaaaataaggAGAAAAGGGTTGATTCTGAATCTGAGGAtggtggaaagaagaagaagaagaagaagagcaagaaaaaATCTGAGGGTGATGTTGGAAACAGTGAAAGCTCCAAAGTTGATGAAGGGATTGAAGGGGACGAGAAACCACTTGATGATGTTGACATGAATAAGCTGGATGAGATTGATCTGGGAGCTCAAGAAAACGCAGACAGTAAGATGAAGAgaaaaagtaagaagaagacaaaacagagTGTGGATTCAGAAGTTGAAGATGACAACTTGAACTCTACAAAACAGAGTGTGGATTCAGAAGTTCAGGACAACAACTTGAACTCTACGAAAGCTGCAAAAAAGAGACGcaaggagaagaaacaaagtgTGGATACAGAGGCTGAGGAAAATGATTTGAGCTCTACTATAgatgcaaagaagaaaaggaaggaaaagaagaagaagaagaagcgaagtGAAGTTTCAGAGGCTGAAGAAAGCAACAATCATGGTAAAaatgcaaagaagaaaaggaagaggcAAGAGTCTGGTGAGAGTGATAAAGATGTGACCACCCCATCAAGTAAAAGCTCAAAAAAGGTGAAGTTCTCCGACCAAGTGGAAATATTTCAGTCTGAGGATGAAGAAACGGATGAGGAAGTGGAAGTGGAAGAAGTTAAGCTGGTGAGGGGTAAGCGTTttacaaaggaagaagatgagctgATTAAAAAAGCTGTATATGACTACATTGATAACCATGCTTTAGGAGATGAAGGGTTGAAAATGGTTATGGACTGCAAGTCACACAAACAAGTTAAAGGCTGTTGGAAAGAAATTGAGTCTGCTTTACCTTGGAGACCACGGTTTAGTGTGTACCATCGTGCCCACAATTTATTTGAAGAAGGATCCAAGGGGGTATGGACTAAAGAGGATTTGGAACTCGTCAAACAGTTTCAAGCCAAACACGGGAATGATTGGAAGACACTTGCTGATGCCATGGGTAAACACAGGGTTCATGTGAAAGACGCTTGGAGGAGAATAAGATTGAATATGAATAAAGGACATTGGTCTAGAGAGGAGTATCAAAGTCTCTATGATCTTGTCAACAAAGACCTTAGAATGAAAGCATTCCAAGAGAAGCACTCAAAACATGGTATGCTCCGAGATAACATCCCTTGGATGGCTATAAGCGACGTACTTGGAACACGGGACCATGTGACTTGCTGCAATAAATGGTATGATCAGTTGATATCACCAATGGTAGTTAATGGAACATGGGCTAATGTAGATGACTATAGACTCATGGAAGAGCTTTTGAAACTGGATGCTGCTTGTATCGACGATGTTGATTGGGATTATCTTTTGGAGAATCGAGATGGGGAAGCTTGTAGAAAACGGTGGAACCAGATGATCCGTCATATTGGTATACCAACATCCAAAACATTTGCAGAACAAGTTGAGATACTGTCTGGCAGGTATTGCCCTGAGTTAGCTCAGGACAGAGAAGATTTTGACAACAGACCATATGATCCTGAAGATTAA
- the LOC104715261 gene encoding uncharacterized protein LOC104715261 — protein MLTPQGTGLSFVDEFTQHIDVEDLYKRFHHPTGYVSDYFEEEVEGESNQSVRPSNYYVSQMAHAPQLQYQHFRSRQNTEPNGGAQDNFNQRDSMQYQPMMYQQEYQFMRPETNQYNQMGSSVPNLVQMGSVPNLVHTQAPMMPMTYQQEQQPIQNQALTMIVSDVVLYLQQYLSEQISKVLQDRQLGSFSVNQNYSNQQQTGLPEP, from the coding sequence ATGCTCACCCCTCAAGGTACAGGTCTCTCGTTCGTCGACGAATTTACACAACATATTGATGTTGAGGATCTATACAAAAGATTTCATCATCCAACCGGATATGTGTCTGACTACTTTGAGGAAGAAGTAGAAGGTGAGAGCAACCAATCGGTAAGGCCTTCAAATTATTATGTCTCTCAAATGGCTCATGCTCCTCAACTTCAATATCAGCATTTTCGGAGCCGTCAAAACACTGAACCAAACGGTGGGGCACAAGACAATTTCAACCAACGTGATTCTATGCAGTATCAACCAATGATGTACCAGCAAGAATATCAATTCATGAGACCTGAGACTAATCAGTATAACCAAATGGGTAGTAGTGTTCCTAATCTAGTCCAAATGGGCAGTGTTCCTAATCTAGTCCACACCCAAGCTCCAATGATGCCAATGACATACCAACAAGAGCAGCAACCAATCCAAAATCAAGCTCTAACAATGATAGTAAGTGATGTGGTGTTGTACTTGCAGCAATATTTGAGTGAACAGATCTCGAAAGTGCTGCAAGATAGACAGTTAGGATCATTTTCGGTAAATCAGAACTATTCCAACCAACAACAGACTGGCTTGCCTGAACCATAG